The following are encoded in a window of Panicum virgatum strain AP13 chromosome 5N, P.virgatum_v5, whole genome shotgun sequence genomic DNA:
- the LOC120676883 gene encoding WRKY transcription factor 28-like — MSSYESLLSLSPEGYWIGGGEFGGGSDVEAAAAASSFLSFDIGVVYHPPEPAAFQAEEQPAPALVDALQAETDCRASGVAGSSSDGGEPGEQSQTEASALSSEGDGGSGFTTSAGGAGGLPLVPARKKKIAFKTRSDVDVLDDGYRWRKYGKKMVKNSPNPRNYYRCSREGCQVKKRVERARDDARFVITTYDGVHNHPVAPPPRGYQRLLDPPPPPAQAHRVF; from the exons ATGTCCTCTTACGAATCTCTGCTGTCGCTAAGCCCCGAGGGGTActggatcggcggcggcgagttcggcggcggcagcgacgtgGAAGCAGCAGCGGCCGCATCGAGCTTCCTCTCCTTCGACATCGGCGTCGTGTATCACCCGCCGGAGCCAGCGGCGTTCCAAGCGGAGGAGCAGCCGGCGCCAGCGCTCGTTGACGCGCTCCAAGCCGAAACTGACTGCCGCGCGAGTGGTGTAGCCGGAAGCAGCAGCGATGGCGGCGAGCCCGGCGAGCAGAGCCAGACGGAGGCGTCAGCGCTCAGCTCAGAGGGGGACGGCGGCAG CGGTTTCACTActagcgccggcggcgccgggggccTCCCCCTCGTcccggcgaggaagaagaagatcgcGTTCAAGACGCGGTCGGACGTGGACGTGCTGGACGACGGCTACCGGTGGCGCAAGTACGGCAAGAAGATGGTCAAGAACAGCCCCAACCCGAG GAACTACTACCGGTGCTCGAGGGAGGGGTGCCAGGTGAAGAAGCGGGTGGAGCGGGCGCGGGACGACGCGCGCTTCGTCATCACCACCTACGACGGCGTCCACAACCaccccgtcgcgccgccgccgcgaggctATCAACGCCTCCTcgacccgccaccgccgccggcgcaggccCACCGTGTCTTCTAG
- the LOC120673474 gene encoding glycerophosphocholine acyltransferase 1-like, giving the protein MASEVEDEAGAGSPLVANGAADVRRRRDQAKAMLSKQAVKIATKAEEHERFIFKVTHLLGVLGFGGFCYLLGARPQDIPYVYCLFYVIFVPLRWIYYRYKKWHYYLLDFCYYANTFLLVMILFYPKDEKLFMVCFSFAEGPLAWALIVWRCSLVFSSFDKLVSVLIHLLPGIVLFTIRWWNPHTFAAMHPEGRAARVTWPYVEDKSYLWTWLFFVPLAAYTLWQLMYFLIVNVLRRQRLLKDPEVMTSYRELSKKAQKANNIWWRLSGLLGDKNRQVMYILLQALFTVATMALTVPIFLSYWMHVVFQILKVCAATWNGGSFILEVMPRQVVQKQQKKKLNMKPIEQVNSAQHAEDDDGTPGNQHEHTTEEQKQ; this is encoded by the exons ATGGCGTCGGAGGTGGAGGACGAGGCGGGGGCGGGGTCGCCGCTGGTCGCCAACGGGGCGGCCGACGTCCGACGGAGG AGGGACCAGGCCAAGGCGATGCTGTCCAAGCAGGCCGTCAAGATCGCCACCAAGGCCGAGGAGCACGAGCGCTTCATCTTTAAG GTCACACACTTGCTGGGTGTTCTTGGATTCGGGGGATTTTGTTACCTATTGGGTGCCA GACCACAGGATATTCCATATGTGTACTGTCTGTTTTATGTCATATTCGTTCCGCTTCGCTGGATCTACTATCGCTACAAAAAATGGCACTACTATCTCCTG GACTTCTGCTACTATGCCAACACTTTTCTCCTTGTAATGATTCTCTTCTATCCAAAGGATGAAAAACTGTTCATGGTTTGCTTCTCGTTTGCAGAG GGTCCACTTGCTTGGGCACTAATTGTGTGGCGCTGCAGCTTGGTATTTAGCTCATTTGACAAACTTGTTAGTGTCCTGATACATCTTTTACCTG GGATTGTTCTATTCACCATCCGGTGGTGGAATCCGCATACATTTGCTGCCATGCATCCAGAAGGAAGAGCAGCCAGAGTTACATGGCCATATGTGGAGGACAAATCATATTTATGGACATGGCTGTTTTTTGTTCCTCTAGCTGCTTACACTTTGTGGCAACTTATGTATTTTCTCATAGTTAATGTGCTTCGTCGACAGAGGTTGTTAAAGGACCCTGAAGTCATGACATCATACAG GGAGCTCTCAAAGAAAGCACAGAAAGCAAACAACATCTGGTGGAGGCTGAGCGGACTACTGGGTGATAAGAATCGTCAGGTCATGTACATACTTCTCCAGGCACTGTTCACAGTGGCGACGATGGCCTTGACTGTCCCCATATTCCTGTCCTACTGGATGCACGTGGTGTTCCAGATACTGAAGGTGTGCGCGGCGACATGGAATGGTGGAAGCTTCATCCTGGAGGTGATGCCTCGGCAGGTAGTACAgaagcagcagaagaagaaacTCAACATGAAGCCTATCGAACAGGTGAACTCGGCGCAACATGCGGAGGATGATGATGGTACGCCGGGTAACCAGCATGAGCACACAACCGAGGAGCAAAAGCAGTAG